The Candidatus Poribacteria bacterium genomic interval GGAGCGCGTTAATCCTAATTAGCAACTATCTACGCGAGCAAATTGAAGGTCTTAAAGACAGACCAGCAATGATTGTCTTCCTTAAAGACAGGGTCGGTGAGTCCCAAGGGCGGGAATTTCGTAGCCAACTTGAGAAGATCGATTGGGCTGCAACCGTGACTTATATTTCTAAAGAGGAAGCCCTTGAACGGGGTGAGGAGATGTTTGGTGAATTTGGAAAGATCCTCACAGAGGGCTTTGCAGATAGTAACCCATTCCCCGCCTCGCTGGAGATTTATATCACAGATACCTTAGTCGCTCCGGAAAAATTGTTGCAGCATGTCACTCAGATTCG includes:
- a CDS encoding permease-like cell division protein FtsX, with protein sequence MWYLFEESFSNIRHGGFVSFLSIVIITLTVIIGSALILISNYLREQIEGLKDRPAMIVFLKDRVGESQGREFRSQLEKIDWAATVTYISKEEALERGEEMFGEFGKILTEGFADSNPFPASLEIYITDTLVAPEKLLQHVTQIR